A single region of the Brassica rapa cultivar Chiifu-401-42 chromosome A03, CAAS_Brap_v3.01, whole genome shotgun sequence genome encodes:
- the LOC103857740 gene encoding protein RETICULATA, chloroplastic, whose amino-acid sequence MSGCAMNFQLSSFVKFRNDISSLRICNRDFVFGDLVKEMKVPVLRIKGTQRSRLLVVNMSQSPVEPQSITEVESDVNLWKGDNVRNLGADEMEKFESGGNVGNGFNGGDGNGGGGDGDGDGNGNGNGDDGEEDYEEKEFGPVLKFEEVMRETEARGATLPSDMLEAAKTFGIRKLLLLRYLDLQSSPGLLGFAIRSWSMLRNRMLADPSFLFKIGTEIVIDSCCATVAEVQKRGKDFWAEFELYVADLLVGVVVNVALVGMLAPFVRFGQPSASTGSLGRMLNAYNALPSSVFEAERPGCSFSAQQRLATYFYKGIMYGAVGFGCGIVGQGIANLIMTAKRSINKSEEDIPVPPLIKSAALWGVFLSVSSNTRYQIINGLERVVEASPFAKKVPPAALAFTVGVRFANNIYGGMQFVDWARLSGCQ is encoded by the exons ATGTCAGGATGTGCAATGAATTTTCAGCTCTCCAGTTTTGTTAAATTTCGTAATGACATCTCCTCGTTGAGGATTTGTAATCGAGACTTTGTGTTTGGAGACTTGGTTAAGGAAATGAAAGTACCTGTTTTGCGGATTAAGGGTACGCAAAGATCGAGGCTTTTGGTGGTTAACATGTCTCAGTCTCCCGTTGAGCCGCAATCTATAACAGAAGTAGAAAGTGATGTCAATTTATGGAAAGGCGACAACGTAAGAAACTTGGGAGCTGATGAAATGGAGAAGTTTGAAAGTGGTGGTAATGTTGGAAATGGATTTAACGGTGGTGATGGTAatggtggaggaggagatggagatggagatggaAATGGAAATGGAAATGGAGATGATGGCGAAGAAgactatgaagaaaaggagtttGGACCCGTTTTGAAATTTGAAGAGGTTATGAGAGAGACGGAAGCTAGAGGAGCCACGCTTCCATCTGATATGTTGGAGGCTGCTAAGACCTTTGGCATCCGCAAGTTGCTTCTCCTTAGGTACTTGGATTTGCAG AGCTCACCTGGGCTGCTTGGGTTTGCTATAAGATCATGGTCTATGCTTCGCAACAGAATGTTGGCTGATCCATCTTTCCTCTTCAAAATAGGAACTGAG ATAGTCATAGATTCTTGTTGTGCCACTGTTGCTGAAGTTCAAAAGAGAGGGAAAGACTTCTGGGCAGAGTTTGAGTTGTATGTTGCTGATCTTCTTGTTGGAGTTGTGGTTAACGTTGCTCTTGTCGGTATGTTGGCCCCTTTTGTCCGTTTTGGTCAACCATCAGCATCTACTGGCTCCTTAGGACGCATGCTTAATGCTTATAACGCGCTTCCAagcag CGTGTTTGAAGCTGAAAGACCAGGGTGTAGCTTTTCAGCTCAACAAAGACTCGCTACATACTTCTACAAG GGTATAATGTATGGTGCGGTTGGGTTTGGATGTGGCATTGTAGGCCAAGGCATTGCTAATCTGATAATGACTGCTAAACG AAGCATAAACAAGTCGGAAGAAGACATTCCAGTACCACCACTCATCAAGAGTGCAGCTCTCTGGG GTGTGTTCCTGAGTGTTTCTTCGAATACACGTTATCAGATCATCAATGGTTTAGAGAGAGTGGTTGAAGCATCTCCTTTCGCCAAGAAAGTGCCTCCTGCGGCTTTAGCCTTTACCGTTGGTGTAAGGTTTGCTAATAACATCTACGGTGGGATGCAGTTTGTGGACTGGGCAAGACTGAGCGGTTGTCAGTGA
- the LOC103857739 gene encoding serine/threonine-protein kinase ATG1c isoform X4 translates to MDGFLSSGSSPSRNMEESSQEDCLPFLLDDDSSGPEGSPSHLKRTSSMKSSSGFNIDARVEREEMESSPLNYRINQGADNTRFRNETHINSDRRNHGEPTRLTDSRPLIPKGRVDDSQDSMDQDFVLVSGPPVDLPSSSSSSSKAYNFPFKSQSPPVELTNRSISSTAPMPIIGATGNNVGRFGSLDSQSTSHGSLDLGDAFEQPSTNSFTRISSLKKCAATIAELVHERIKSDKYLEAFSIQLAILAIWKQALHICHTQAISGLEGSPSQDIYKPRESSSSLKNEHITDLIHDGSEEISSQIQSQFIREIELAEELAKSIEPGNAMMPDAMETIFEAALDLGKLGGVKEVMGEIEKAGNQYSKAVRLMVFLLVEAPMLILNPPLSLTNSDRYRLRKYIDILSRRLKHLQSHRRSSGSHMQGSSSSAMMNKQP, encoded by the exons ATGGACGGTTTCCTGTCTTCGGGAAGCAGTCCGTCGAGAAACATGGAAGAAAGTTCTCAAGAAGACTGTTTACCGTTCCTTCTAGATGATGATTCTAGTGGACCTGAGGGGAGCCCTTCACATTTGAAAAGGACCTCCTCGATGAAGTCCTCCTCTGGATTTAACATTGATGCTAGAGTTGAGAGAGAGGAAATGGAATCTAGTCCTTTGAACTATAGAATCAACCAGGGAGCggataacactagatttagaaATGAAACACACATAAATTCTGATAGGAGAAACCATGGTGAACCTACAAGACTGACTGATTCGAGACCACTCATTCCTAAAGGAAGAG TAGATGATTCTCAAGACTCAATGGATCAAGACTTCGTTCTCGTATCTGGACCACCAGTGGATTTGCCATCATCTTCATCGAGTTCTTCAAAGGCTTATAATTTCCCATTCAAGTCTCAGTCTCCTCCGGTAGAGTTAACTAATAGAAGCATAAGTTCAACGGCTCCTATGCCAATAATTGGTGCTACTGGCAACAACGTTGGCCGGTTTGGAAGCCTGGACAGTCAGAGCACTTCTCATGGGTCGCTGGATCTCGGGGATGCTTTTGAACAGCCATCAACTAACAGCTTTACTAGGATCAGTTCCCTGAAAAAATGTGCAGCAACAATTGCAGAATTAGTTCATGAAAGG ATCAAATCTGACAAATACCTAGAAGCATTCTCTATCCAGTTGGCGATTTTGGCAATTTGGAAACAGGCACTGCACATATGCCATACTCAGGCAATCTCAGGTCTGGAAGGAAGCCCTAGCCAAGACATTTACAAACCAAGAGAAAGTAGCAGCAGCCTAAAAAACGAGCATATCACTGATCTCATCCATGATGGATCGGAGGAGATATCCTCTCAGATTCAGAGTCAGTTTATCCGGGAGATTGAGCTTGCTGAAGAACTTGCCAAGAGTATCGAACCTG GAAATGCAATGATGCCTGATGCAATGGAGACGATATTTGAAGCAGCTCTTGATCTTGGAAAACTTGGGgga GTTAAGGAGGTTATGGGAGAAATAGAGAAGGCTGGAAACCAGTACTCAAAAGCGGTGCGTTTGATGGTATTCCTTCTAGTGGAAGCACCAATGCTGATTCTGAACCCGCCATTGTCTCTCACAAATTCAGACAGGTATCGACtcagaaaatatatagatatccTCAGCAGAAGATTGAAACATCTGCAGTCGCATAGGAGAAGCTCAGGCTCTCATATGCAaggatcatcatcatctgcCATGATGAACAAGCAACCATAG
- the LOC103857739 gene encoding serine/threonine-protein kinase ATG1c isoform X2 has product MSQSTARSGRVVGDYLVGRQIGSGSFSVVSEARHRVHGTHVAIKEIAMGRLNKKLQESLMSEIYILRRINHPNIIRLIDMIESPGKVHLVLEYCRGGDLSVFIQSRGSVPETIAKHFMVQLAAGLQVLRDNNIIHRDLKPQNLLLSTDGNDADLKIADFGFARSLQPRRLAETLCGSPLYMAPEIMQLQKYDAKADLWSVGAILFQLVTGTTPFTGNSQIQLLQNILRSTGLQFPADCRDLSLDCVDLCQKLLRIDPVERLTFEEFFNHPFLSDRQSYDFSRSRLGSRTMDGFLSSGSSPSRNMEESSQEDCLPFLLDDDSSGPEGSPSHLKRTSSMKSSSGFNIDARVEREEMESSPLNYRINQGADNTRFRNETHINSDRRNHGEPTRLTDSRPLIPKGRDDSQDSMDQDFVLVSGPPVDLPSSSSSSSKAYNFPFKSQSPPVELTNRSISSTAPMPIIGATGNNVGRFGSLDSQSTSHGSLDLGDAFEQPSTNSFTRISSLKKCAATIAELVHERIKSDKYLEAFSIQLAILAIWKQALHICHTQAISGLEGSPSQDIYKPRESSSSLKNEHITDLIHDGSEEISSQIQSQFIREIELAEELAKSIEPGNAMMPDAMETIFEAALDLGKLGGVKEVMGEIEKAGNQYSKAVRLMVFLLVEAPMLILNPPLSLTNSDRYRLRKYIDILSRRLKHLQSHRRSSGSHMQGSSSSAMMNKQP; this is encoded by the exons ATGTCCCAGTCCACGGCGAGGAGCGGGCGCGTTGTCGGCGACTACTTGGTGGGTCGGCAAATCGGGTCGGGTTCGTTCTCTGTAGTCTCCGAAGCGAGGCACCGTGTTCACGGGACACATGTCGCAATCAAGGAGATCGCTATGGGGAGGCTAAACAAGAAGCTGCAGGAGAGTCTCATGTCTGAGATTTATATCCTGAGGAGGATCAATCATCCCAACATCATCCGTTTGATTGATATGATCGAG TCACCTGGGAAAGTACATTTGGTGTTGGAGTATTGTAGAGGAGGTGATTTGTCTGTGTTTATACAGAGTCGTGGGAGTGTTCCTGAAACTATTGCTAAGCATTTCATGGTGCAGTTAG CTGCTGGCTTACAAGTTCTTCGTGACAATAATATTATCCACCGTGATTTAAAGCCACAG AATCTTCTTCTATCCACAGATGGAAACGATGCAGATCTGAAGATTGCTGATTTTGGATTTGCAAG ATCGTTGCAACCAAGGAGACTTGCAGAAACATTATGCGGTTCACCATTGTACATGGCCCCAGAGATTATGCAACTTCAGAAGTATGATGCAAAG GCAGATCTCTGGAGTGTTGGTGCTATCTTATTTCAACTTGTGACAGGCACAACCCCTTTTACAGGAAACAGCCAGATTCAG TTGCTCCAAAACATTTTGAGATCAACTGGATTACAGTTTCCAGCGGACTGTAGAGATTTAAGTTTGGACTGTGTAGATCTATGTCAGAAGTTACTGCGCATTGATCCAG TGGAACGTTTGACATTTGAAGAGTTCTTTAATCACCCTTTTCTTTCGGACAGGCAATCATATGATTTTTCAAG GAGTAGATTGGGCTCAAGGACAATGGACGGTTTCCTGTCTTCGGGAAGCAGTCCGTCGAGAAACATGGAAGAAAGTTCTCAAGAAGACTGTTTACCGTTCCTTCTAGATGATGATTCTAGTGGACCTGAGGGGAGCCCTTCACATTTGAAAAGGACCTCCTCGATGAAGTCCTCCTCTGGATTTAACATTGATGCTAGAGTTGAGAGAGAGGAAATGGAATCTAGTCCTTTGAACTATAGAATCAACCAGGGAGCggataacactagatttagaaATGAAACACACATAAATTCTGATAGGAGAAACCATGGTGAACCTACAAGACTGACTGATTCGAGACCACTCATTCCTAAAGGAAGAG ATGATTCTCAAGACTCAATGGATCAAGACTTCGTTCTCGTATCTGGACCACCAGTGGATTTGCCATCATCTTCATCGAGTTCTTCAAAGGCTTATAATTTCCCATTCAAGTCTCAGTCTCCTCCGGTAGAGTTAACTAATAGAAGCATAAGTTCAACGGCTCCTATGCCAATAATTGGTGCTACTGGCAACAACGTTGGCCGGTTTGGAAGCCTGGACAGTCAGAGCACTTCTCATGGGTCGCTGGATCTCGGGGATGCTTTTGAACAGCCATCAACTAACAGCTTTACTAGGATCAGTTCCCTGAAAAAATGTGCAGCAACAATTGCAGAATTAGTTCATGAAAGG ATCAAATCTGACAAATACCTAGAAGCATTCTCTATCCAGTTGGCGATTTTGGCAATTTGGAAACAGGCACTGCACATATGCCATACTCAGGCAATCTCAGGTCTGGAAGGAAGCCCTAGCCAAGACATTTACAAACCAAGAGAAAGTAGCAGCAGCCTAAAAAACGAGCATATCACTGATCTCATCCATGATGGATCGGAGGAGATATCCTCTCAGATTCAGAGTCAGTTTATCCGGGAGATTGAGCTTGCTGAAGAACTTGCCAAGAGTATCGAACCTG GAAATGCAATGATGCCTGATGCAATGGAGACGATATTTGAAGCAGCTCTTGATCTTGGAAAACTTGGGgga GTTAAGGAGGTTATGGGAGAAATAGAGAAGGCTGGAAACCAGTACTCAAAAGCGGTGCGTTTGATGGTATTCCTTCTAGTGGAAGCACCAATGCTGATTCTGAACCCGCCATTGTCTCTCACAAATTCAGACAGGTATCGACtcagaaaatatatagatatccTCAGCAGAAGATTGAAACATCTGCAGTCGCATAGGAGAAGCTCAGGCTCTCATATGCAaggatcatcatcatctgcCATGATGAACAAGCAACCATAG
- the LOC103857739 gene encoding serine/threonine-protein kinase ATG1c isoform X5 — MCQLEKVSNGLELLLNVYCRVCRSLQPRRLAETLCGSPLYMAPEIMQLQKYDAKADLWSVGAILFQLVTGTTPFTGNSQIQLLQNILRSTGLQFPADCRDLSLDCVDLCQKLLRIDPVERLTFEEFFNHPFLSDRQSYDFSRSRLGSRTMDGFLSSGSSPSRNMEESSQEDCLPFLLDDDSSGPEGSPSHLKRTSSMKSSSGFNIDARVEREEMESSPLNYRINQGADNTRFRNETHINSDRRNHGEPTRLTDSRPLIPKGRVDDSQDSMDQDFVLVSGPPVDLPSSSSSSSKAYNFPFKSQSPPVELTNRSISSTAPMPIIGATGNNVGRFGSLDSQSTSHGSLDLGDAFEQPSTNSFTRISSLKKCAATIAELVHERIKSDKYLEAFSIQLAILAIWKQALHICHTQAISGLEGSPSQDIYKPRESSSSLKNEHITDLIHDGSEEISSQIQSQFIREIELAEELAKSIEPGNAMMPDAMETIFEAALDLGKLGGVKEVMGEIEKAGNQYSKAVRLMVFLLVEAPMLILNPPLSLTNSDRYRLRKYIDILSRRLKHLQSHRRSSGSHMQGSSSSAMMNKQP, encoded by the exons ATGTGTCAATTAGAGAAGGTTTCGAATGGGCTCGAGCTGCTTTTGAATGTATATTGTCGAGT ATGCAGATCGTTGCAACCAAGGAGACTTGCAGAAACATTATGCGGTTCACCATTGTACATGGCCCCAGAGATTATGCAACTTCAGAAGTATGATGCAAAG GCAGATCTCTGGAGTGTTGGTGCTATCTTATTTCAACTTGTGACAGGCACAACCCCTTTTACAGGAAACAGCCAGATTCAG TTGCTCCAAAACATTTTGAGATCAACTGGATTACAGTTTCCAGCGGACTGTAGAGATTTAAGTTTGGACTGTGTAGATCTATGTCAGAAGTTACTGCGCATTGATCCAG TGGAACGTTTGACATTTGAAGAGTTCTTTAATCACCCTTTTCTTTCGGACAGGCAATCATATGATTTTTCAAG GAGTAGATTGGGCTCAAGGACAATGGACGGTTTCCTGTCTTCGGGAAGCAGTCCGTCGAGAAACATGGAAGAAAGTTCTCAAGAAGACTGTTTACCGTTCCTTCTAGATGATGATTCTAGTGGACCTGAGGGGAGCCCTTCACATTTGAAAAGGACCTCCTCGATGAAGTCCTCCTCTGGATTTAACATTGATGCTAGAGTTGAGAGAGAGGAAATGGAATCTAGTCCTTTGAACTATAGAATCAACCAGGGAGCggataacactagatttagaaATGAAACACACATAAATTCTGATAGGAGAAACCATGGTGAACCTACAAGACTGACTGATTCGAGACCACTCATTCCTAAAGGAAGAG TAGATGATTCTCAAGACTCAATGGATCAAGACTTCGTTCTCGTATCTGGACCACCAGTGGATTTGCCATCATCTTCATCGAGTTCTTCAAAGGCTTATAATTTCCCATTCAAGTCTCAGTCTCCTCCGGTAGAGTTAACTAATAGAAGCATAAGTTCAACGGCTCCTATGCCAATAATTGGTGCTACTGGCAACAACGTTGGCCGGTTTGGAAGCCTGGACAGTCAGAGCACTTCTCATGGGTCGCTGGATCTCGGGGATGCTTTTGAACAGCCATCAACTAACAGCTTTACTAGGATCAGTTCCCTGAAAAAATGTGCAGCAACAATTGCAGAATTAGTTCATGAAAGG ATCAAATCTGACAAATACCTAGAAGCATTCTCTATCCAGTTGGCGATTTTGGCAATTTGGAAACAGGCACTGCACATATGCCATACTCAGGCAATCTCAGGTCTGGAAGGAAGCCCTAGCCAAGACATTTACAAACCAAGAGAAAGTAGCAGCAGCCTAAAAAACGAGCATATCACTGATCTCATCCATGATGGATCGGAGGAGATATCCTCTCAGATTCAGAGTCAGTTTATCCGGGAGATTGAGCTTGCTGAAGAACTTGCCAAGAGTATCGAACCTG GAAATGCAATGATGCCTGATGCAATGGAGACGATATTTGAAGCAGCTCTTGATCTTGGAAAACTTGGGgga GTTAAGGAGGTTATGGGAGAAATAGAGAAGGCTGGAAACCAGTACTCAAAAGCGGTGCGTTTGATGGTATTCCTTCTAGTGGAAGCACCAATGCTGATTCTGAACCCGCCATTGTCTCTCACAAATTCAGACAGGTATCGACtcagaaaatatatagatatccTCAGCAGAAGATTGAAACATCTGCAGTCGCATAGGAGAAGCTCAGGCTCTCATATGCAaggatcatcatcatctgcCATGATGAACAAGCAACCATAG
- the LOC103857739 gene encoding serine/threonine-protein kinase ATG1c isoform X1, with amino-acid sequence MSQSTARSGRVVGDYLVGRQIGSGSFSVVSEARHRVHGTHVAIKEIAMGRLNKKLQESLMSEIYILRRINHPNIIRLIDMIESPGKVHLVLEYCRGGDLSVFIQSRGSVPETIAKHFMVQLAAGLQVLRDNNIIHRDLKPQNLLLSTDGNDADLKIADFGFARSLQPRRLAETLCGSPLYMAPEIMQLQKYDAKADLWSVGAILFQLVTGTTPFTGNSQIQLLQNILRSTGLQFPADCRDLSLDCVDLCQKLLRIDPVERLTFEEFFNHPFLSDRQSYDFSRSRLGSRTMDGFLSSGSSPSRNMEESSQEDCLPFLLDDDSSGPEGSPSHLKRTSSMKSSSGFNIDARVEREEMESSPLNYRINQGADNTRFRNETHINSDRRNHGEPTRLTDSRPLIPKGRVDDSQDSMDQDFVLVSGPPVDLPSSSSSSSKAYNFPFKSQSPPVELTNRSISSTAPMPIIGATGNNVGRFGSLDSQSTSHGSLDLGDAFEQPSTNSFTRISSLKKCAATIAELVHERIKSDKYLEAFSIQLAILAIWKQALHICHTQAISGLEGSPSQDIYKPRESSSSLKNEHITDLIHDGSEEISSQIQSQFIREIELAEELAKSIEPGNAMMPDAMETIFEAALDLGKLGGVKEVMGEIEKAGNQYSKAVRLMVFLLVEAPMLILNPPLSLTNSDRYRLRKYIDILSRRLKHLQSHRRSSGSHMQGSSSSAMMNKQP; translated from the exons ATGTCCCAGTCCACGGCGAGGAGCGGGCGCGTTGTCGGCGACTACTTGGTGGGTCGGCAAATCGGGTCGGGTTCGTTCTCTGTAGTCTCCGAAGCGAGGCACCGTGTTCACGGGACACATGTCGCAATCAAGGAGATCGCTATGGGGAGGCTAAACAAGAAGCTGCAGGAGAGTCTCATGTCTGAGATTTATATCCTGAGGAGGATCAATCATCCCAACATCATCCGTTTGATTGATATGATCGAG TCACCTGGGAAAGTACATTTGGTGTTGGAGTATTGTAGAGGAGGTGATTTGTCTGTGTTTATACAGAGTCGTGGGAGTGTTCCTGAAACTATTGCTAAGCATTTCATGGTGCAGTTAG CTGCTGGCTTACAAGTTCTTCGTGACAATAATATTATCCACCGTGATTTAAAGCCACAG AATCTTCTTCTATCCACAGATGGAAACGATGCAGATCTGAAGATTGCTGATTTTGGATTTGCAAG ATCGTTGCAACCAAGGAGACTTGCAGAAACATTATGCGGTTCACCATTGTACATGGCCCCAGAGATTATGCAACTTCAGAAGTATGATGCAAAG GCAGATCTCTGGAGTGTTGGTGCTATCTTATTTCAACTTGTGACAGGCACAACCCCTTTTACAGGAAACAGCCAGATTCAG TTGCTCCAAAACATTTTGAGATCAACTGGATTACAGTTTCCAGCGGACTGTAGAGATTTAAGTTTGGACTGTGTAGATCTATGTCAGAAGTTACTGCGCATTGATCCAG TGGAACGTTTGACATTTGAAGAGTTCTTTAATCACCCTTTTCTTTCGGACAGGCAATCATATGATTTTTCAAG GAGTAGATTGGGCTCAAGGACAATGGACGGTTTCCTGTCTTCGGGAAGCAGTCCGTCGAGAAACATGGAAGAAAGTTCTCAAGAAGACTGTTTACCGTTCCTTCTAGATGATGATTCTAGTGGACCTGAGGGGAGCCCTTCACATTTGAAAAGGACCTCCTCGATGAAGTCCTCCTCTGGATTTAACATTGATGCTAGAGTTGAGAGAGAGGAAATGGAATCTAGTCCTTTGAACTATAGAATCAACCAGGGAGCggataacactagatttagaaATGAAACACACATAAATTCTGATAGGAGAAACCATGGTGAACCTACAAGACTGACTGATTCGAGACCACTCATTCCTAAAGGAAGAG TAGATGATTCTCAAGACTCAATGGATCAAGACTTCGTTCTCGTATCTGGACCACCAGTGGATTTGCCATCATCTTCATCGAGTTCTTCAAAGGCTTATAATTTCCCATTCAAGTCTCAGTCTCCTCCGGTAGAGTTAACTAATAGAAGCATAAGTTCAACGGCTCCTATGCCAATAATTGGTGCTACTGGCAACAACGTTGGCCGGTTTGGAAGCCTGGACAGTCAGAGCACTTCTCATGGGTCGCTGGATCTCGGGGATGCTTTTGAACAGCCATCAACTAACAGCTTTACTAGGATCAGTTCCCTGAAAAAATGTGCAGCAACAATTGCAGAATTAGTTCATGAAAGG ATCAAATCTGACAAATACCTAGAAGCATTCTCTATCCAGTTGGCGATTTTGGCAATTTGGAAACAGGCACTGCACATATGCCATACTCAGGCAATCTCAGGTCTGGAAGGAAGCCCTAGCCAAGACATTTACAAACCAAGAGAAAGTAGCAGCAGCCTAAAAAACGAGCATATCACTGATCTCATCCATGATGGATCGGAGGAGATATCCTCTCAGATTCAGAGTCAGTTTATCCGGGAGATTGAGCTTGCTGAAGAACTTGCCAAGAGTATCGAACCTG GAAATGCAATGATGCCTGATGCAATGGAGACGATATTTGAAGCAGCTCTTGATCTTGGAAAACTTGGGgga GTTAAGGAGGTTATGGGAGAAATAGAGAAGGCTGGAAACCAGTACTCAAAAGCGGTGCGTTTGATGGTATTCCTTCTAGTGGAAGCACCAATGCTGATTCTGAACCCGCCATTGTCTCTCACAAATTCAGACAGGTATCGACtcagaaaatatatagatatccTCAGCAGAAGATTGAAACATCTGCAGTCGCATAGGAGAAGCTCAGGCTCTCATATGCAaggatcatcatcatctgcCATGATGAACAAGCAACCATAG
- the LOC103857739 gene encoding serine/threonine-protein kinase ATG1c isoform X3: protein MAPEIMQLQKYDAKADLWSVGAILFQLVTGTTPFTGNSQIQLLQNILRSTGLQFPADCRDLSLDCVDLCQKLLRIDPVERLTFEEFFNHPFLSDRQSYDFSRSRLGSRTMDGFLSSGSSPSRNMEESSQEDCLPFLLDDDSSGPEGSPSHLKRTSSMKSSSGFNIDARVEREEMESSPLNYRINQGADNTRFRNETHINSDRRNHGEPTRLTDSRPLIPKGRVDDSQDSMDQDFVLVSGPPVDLPSSSSSSSKAYNFPFKSQSPPVELTNRSISSTAPMPIIGATGNNVGRFGSLDSQSTSHGSLDLGDAFEQPSTNSFTRISSLKKCAATIAELVHERIKSDKYLEAFSIQLAILAIWKQALHICHTQAISGLEGSPSQDIYKPRESSSSLKNEHITDLIHDGSEEISSQIQSQFIREIELAEELAKSIEPGNAMMPDAMETIFEAALDLGKLGGVKEVMGEIEKAGNQYSKAVRLMVFLLVEAPMLILNPPLSLTNSDRYRLRKYIDILSRRLKHLQSHRRSSGSHMQGSSSSAMMNKQP, encoded by the exons ATGGCCCCAGAGATTATGCAACTTCAGAAGTATGATGCAAAG GCAGATCTCTGGAGTGTTGGTGCTATCTTATTTCAACTTGTGACAGGCACAACCCCTTTTACAGGAAACAGCCAGATTCAG TTGCTCCAAAACATTTTGAGATCAACTGGATTACAGTTTCCAGCGGACTGTAGAGATTTAAGTTTGGACTGTGTAGATCTATGTCAGAAGTTACTGCGCATTGATCCAG TGGAACGTTTGACATTTGAAGAGTTCTTTAATCACCCTTTTCTTTCGGACAGGCAATCATATGATTTTTCAAG GAGTAGATTGGGCTCAAGGACAATGGACGGTTTCCTGTCTTCGGGAAGCAGTCCGTCGAGAAACATGGAAGAAAGTTCTCAAGAAGACTGTTTACCGTTCCTTCTAGATGATGATTCTAGTGGACCTGAGGGGAGCCCTTCACATTTGAAAAGGACCTCCTCGATGAAGTCCTCCTCTGGATTTAACATTGATGCTAGAGTTGAGAGAGAGGAAATGGAATCTAGTCCTTTGAACTATAGAATCAACCAGGGAGCggataacactagatttagaaATGAAACACACATAAATTCTGATAGGAGAAACCATGGTGAACCTACAAGACTGACTGATTCGAGACCACTCATTCCTAAAGGAAGAG TAGATGATTCTCAAGACTCAATGGATCAAGACTTCGTTCTCGTATCTGGACCACCAGTGGATTTGCCATCATCTTCATCGAGTTCTTCAAAGGCTTATAATTTCCCATTCAAGTCTCAGTCTCCTCCGGTAGAGTTAACTAATAGAAGCATAAGTTCAACGGCTCCTATGCCAATAATTGGTGCTACTGGCAACAACGTTGGCCGGTTTGGAAGCCTGGACAGTCAGAGCACTTCTCATGGGTCGCTGGATCTCGGGGATGCTTTTGAACAGCCATCAACTAACAGCTTTACTAGGATCAGTTCCCTGAAAAAATGTGCAGCAACAATTGCAGAATTAGTTCATGAAAGG ATCAAATCTGACAAATACCTAGAAGCATTCTCTATCCAGTTGGCGATTTTGGCAATTTGGAAACAGGCACTGCACATATGCCATACTCAGGCAATCTCAGGTCTGGAAGGAAGCCCTAGCCAAGACATTTACAAACCAAGAGAAAGTAGCAGCAGCCTAAAAAACGAGCATATCACTGATCTCATCCATGATGGATCGGAGGAGATATCCTCTCAGATTCAGAGTCAGTTTATCCGGGAGATTGAGCTTGCTGAAGAACTTGCCAAGAGTATCGAACCTG GAAATGCAATGATGCCTGATGCAATGGAGACGATATTTGAAGCAGCTCTTGATCTTGGAAAACTTGGGgga GTTAAGGAGGTTATGGGAGAAATAGAGAAGGCTGGAAACCAGTACTCAAAAGCGGTGCGTTTGATGGTATTCCTTCTAGTGGAAGCACCAATGCTGATTCTGAACCCGCCATTGTCTCTCACAAATTCAGACAGGTATCGACtcagaaaatatatagatatccTCAGCAGAAGATTGAAACATCTGCAGTCGCATAGGAGAAGCTCAGGCTCTCATATGCAaggatcatcatcatctgcCATGATGAACAAGCAACCATAG